A single region of the Halichondria panicea chromosome 10, odHalPani1.1, whole genome shotgun sequence genome encodes:
- the LOC135342855 gene encoding ribosome biogenesis protein BMS1 homolog codes for METDSKAKAHRKRQSGPKAEKKKKKKSTEEGSNPKAFTNKSAVRAARAVRRNLDNESKRTHVPVVDRTPLEPPPMCVAIVGPPRVGKTLLLQCLLKNYTRQNLTSLRGPITVVSGKKRRLTFIECGNDLNSMIDVAKVADLVLLLVDASFGFEMETFEFLNILQVHGFPKVMGVLTHLDMIASAKTVKKTKKRLKQRFWTEIYQGAKLFYLGGLIHGQYPKSEVHNLARFISVMKLPPLEWRGAHPYVFVDRMEDMTEPEEKRVNPKCDRRVCLYGYTRGASLKPNTAVHIPGCGDYVLSEVSVLPDPCPLPDASKKRSLNEREKQVYAPMAGVGGVVYDKDAVYIELAGSHAHEGAESAPNELVSSLMDTRHPLDIKMKQAQVTLLKDSLPILSEDLSSARRQVLFSDGEGNVSGSEGDVETEGSDDDGGRSGRQSRHKKTSPVRGDDGSSSEEDDQSDVKRSSDQSNKSWRLLACTKQRARSNSYDSIEQSSTTLSEAQDISETSDVGVSGFLDDEAEEGSLSSEVVESEWEASGESDSCEGGGGFIVDEAKEEQVYRARKKRRRALIDSDSEPEVEVGGVKRRAYIADSSSNEEDVNNEMENPVLKETEKEPPSSSEDEDSESLSEMESKSEVKEGLLQRAEEAYKRRISATTNLHKLIYSNTPNINSESESDSDAPPQVGGLFKVAQKQRLSLYHHNDSSLVTVATRRDWSVPENVAAIKCLFVTGSWGDEDAKTLLADDDALYGDFEDLETGHTHTEGDKEQVEEETEEQIAKKRAEKKLKKRAAFDSQQDNEEGGTYLDDLKREVSEVEQRNKAEFEGLDEGTRQLLEGIRPGSYVRMELKSVPCEFVVNFNPCYPVLVGGMLPGEGRMGYIRVRIKKHRWAKRILKSHDPLILSLGWRRFQTTPIYCVEDHNMRQRMVKYTPEHLHCVATFYGPLTSPGAGCLGVQSLTSTASSDFRIAATGVVLELDKSSSIVKKLKLNGTPCKIFKNTAFIKGMFNSALECAKFEGAAVRTVSGVRGQIKKGLRAPEGAFRATFEDRILMSDLVFLRAWYPVNIPKYYNPVTSLLSKDKSTWNGMRTVGQIRYETDTKAPVKKNAKYKPIVRETRRFNPLRVPRALQRQLPFKSKPKQSEKRKEKTLSSKRAVVLEPNEKKVLTLMQQLATLHRDKTKRRQAKQDARYKDHLAAKEKEEVIKVKKTRELKREFYRELGKAQQKMTKRKTRDK; via the exons ATGGAGACTGACAGCAAAGCCAAAGCTCATCGCAAGAGGCAATCAGGGCCTAAGGCGgagaagaaaaagaagaagaagagcACTGAAGAGGGATCCAACCCAAAAGCTTTCACCAACAA GTCAGCGGTCCGAGCTGCTCGTGCTGTGAGGAGGAACTTGGACAATGAGAGCAAGAGAACACATGTTCCCGTTGTGGACAGGACGCCGTTGGAACCTCCCCCTATGTGTGTGGCCATTGTGGGACCCCCCAGGGTGGGGAAAACCCTCCTCCTTCAGTGCCTGCTCAAGAACTACACTCGACAGAATCTGACTAGTCTCCGTGGACCCATCACCGTGGTGTCTG GTAAGAAGAGGAGACTGACCTTCATTGAATGCGGGAATGACCTCAACTCAATGATCGATGTTGCCAAAGTTGCAGACCTG GTCCTCCTATTGGTCGATGCCAGCTTTGGTTTTGAGATGGAGACATTTGAGTTCCTCAACATTCTTCAAGTGCATGGCTTCCCCAAGGTCATGGGTGTGCTCACTCACCTTGACATGATAGCTAGTGCCAAGACTGTCAAGAAGACTAAGAAAAGACTCAAGCAGCGATTCTGGACTGAGATATATCAG GGTGCTAAATTGTTTTACTTGGGTGGTCTTATCCACGGGCAATACCCAAAGTCTGAAGTACACAATTTGGCTCGGTTCATCTCTGTGATGAAACTACCCCCCCTGGAGTGGCGGGGGGCACATCCCTACGTTTTTGTGGACAGGATGGAGGATATGACTGAGCCAGAGGAGAAGAGGGTCAACCCTAAGTGTGACCGGAGAGTGTGTCTCTATGGTTACACAAGAGGAGCTAGTCTCAAGCCAAACACTGCTGTACACATACCAG gTTGTGGAGACTATGTACTGTCGGAGGTGAGTGTTCTCCCTGACCCTTGCCCGCTGCCTGATGCTAGTAAGAAACGCTCGCTCAACGAGAGAGAGAAGCAGGTCTACGCTCCCATGGCCGGAGTGGGCGGGGTCGTCTATGACAAG GATGCGGTCTACATAGAGCTGGCGggtagccacgcccacgagGGAGCGGAGTCAGCCCCTAACGAGCTCGTCTCTTCCCTGATGGATACACGACACCCTCTAGACATCAAGATGAAACAAGCACAAGTCACGCTCCTCAAG gaCAGCCTGCCCATTCTCTCAGAGGATCTCTCCTCCGCCCGACGTCAGGTGCTCTTCTCTGATGGTGAAGGA AACGTGTCTGGTAGTGAGGGAGATGTTGAGACTGAGGGTAGTGATGACGATGGCGGTAGGAGTGGTCGACAGTCGAGGCATAAGAAGACCTCTCCTG TGAGAGGTGATGATGGCTCCAGTAGCGAGGAAGACGACCAATCAGATGTCAAGAGGAGTAGCGACCAATCAAACAAGAGCTGGCGACTGTTAGCCTGTACAAAACAACGAGCCCGTTCAAATTCGTACGATAGTATTGAACAATCCTCAACAACACTCAGTGAAGCGCAGGATATATCGGAGACATCTGATGTGGGTGTATCTGGTTTCCTTGACGACGAGGCGGAGGAGGGCTCGCTGAGCAGTGAAGTTGTGGagagtgagtgggaggctagTGGAGAGAGTGACAGTTGTGAGGGCGGTGGAGGGTTTATTGTTGACGAAGCCAAAGAGGAACAAGTTTATCGTGCTCGCAAGAAACGTCGAAGAGCTCTTATCGATAGTGATTCAGAGCCGGAGGTGGAAGTGGGCGGAGTCAAGAGACGAGCGTACATTGCTGACTCTAGTAGCAATGAGGAGGATGTAAATAACGAAATGGAAAATCCAGTGCTGAAAGAAACAGAAAAAGAGCCTCCTTCTAGCTCAGAGGATGAAGACAGCGAGAGTCTCTCTGAGATGGAATCGAAGTCGGAAGTGAAGGAAGGATTGTTGCAAAGAGCAGAAGAAGCTTACAAGAGACGTATCTCAGCTACCACCAACCTCCATAAACTTATCTACTCAAACACACCCAATATCAATAGTGAAAGCGAAAGTGATTCTGATGCCCCCCCTCAAGTTGGTGGCCTCTTTAAAGTTGCTCAGAAACAGCGTCTGTCACTATATCACCATAATGATTCGTCACTGGTCACCGTAGCAACGAGACGAGACTGGTCCGTACCCGAAAATGTAGCTGCTATCAAATGTCTATTTGTCACGGGAAGCTGGGGCGATGAAGATGCCAAAACTTTGTTGGCTGATGATGACGCATTGTATGGCGATTTCGAAGATCTAGAaacaggccacacccacactgaAGGAGACAAAGAACAAGTAGAAGAAGAGACGGAGGAACAGATTGCCAAGAAACGTGCCgagaaaaaactaaaaaagaGAGCAGCATTTGATTCTCAGCAAGACAACGAGGAAGGTGGCACTTACCTTGATGATCTGAAGAGGGAGGTCTCGGAGGTGGAGCAGAGGAATAAGGCGGAGTTTGAGGGCCTGGACGAGGGAACGAGACAGCTACTAGAGGGAATCCGGCCCGGGAGCTATGTACGCATGGAGCTCaaga GTGTGCCGTGTGAGTTTGTGGTGAACTTTAACCCCTGTTACCCGGTGCTGGTGGGCGGGATGTTGCCGGGGGAGGGGAGAATGGGGTACATAAGAGTTCGAATAAAGAAACATCGCTGGGCAAAAAGAATTCTCAAGTCCCATGACCCGTTGATCCTCTCTCTGGGCTGGAGGCGGTttcagaccacacccatttaCTGTGTTGAGGACCACAACATGCGGCAGAGAATGGTCAAATACACACCAGAGCATCTTCACTGTGTGGCCACATTCTATG GTCCACTGACATCACCTGGTGCCGGGTGTTTGGGAGTACAGTCCCTCACCTCAACAGCCTCT TCTGACTTTCGTATTGCTGCCACCGGGGTGGTTCTGGAACTAGACAAGTCCTCGTCAATCGTCAAGAAGCTTAAGTTGAATGGCACTCCGTGTAAAATCTTCAAGAACACTGCCTTCATCAAGGGCATGTTCAACAGTGCTCTGGAATGTGCCAAATTCGAGGGTGCCGCTGTGAGAACAGTTAgcggggtcagaggtcagatcAAGAAAGGGCTGCGGGCGCCAGAGGGTGCATTCAGAGCGACCTTTGAGGATAGAATTCTAATGAGCGATCTTGTGTTCCTGAGGGCGTGGTATCCTGTGAACATTCCAAAGTATTACAATCCAGTCACCTCTCTGCTCAGCAAGGACAAGAGCACTTGGAATGGAATGCGGACAGTCGGTCAGATCCGGTACGAGACTGACACCAAAGCTCCCGTGAAAAAGAACGCCAAGTACAAGCCGATTGTGAGAGAAACGAGACGCTTCAACCCCCTGAGGGTACCCAGAGCTCTACAGCGACAACTACCCTTCAAATCAAAGCCCAAGCAAAGTGAGAAGCGTAAAGAGAAGACACTGTCCTCAAAACGAGCTGTTGTTCTGGAGCCGAATGAGAAGAAGGTTCTCACTCTCATGCAGCAGCTGGCTACTCTGCACAGAGACAAGACTAAGAGAAGACAGGCCAAACAGGACGCTCGATACAAGGACCATCTGGCTGCCAAGGAAAAGGAGGAAGTAATAAAAGTAAAGAAGACTCGTGAGCTGAAGAGAGAGTTTTATCGTGAGCTGGGTAAAGCTCAGCAGAAAATGACCAAAAGAAAGACTCGAGACAAATAA
- the LOC135342862 gene encoding cilia- and flagella-associated protein 44-like: MDQSEKDIKTDGGDENAQESSHHSLSDQAEITDAANTEVRVEQGQDEAHGAGDTVAETNENASEEQPPNEAVSEEQPPTENVSEEQPPTENASEEQPPNENASEEQPPNKNASEEQPPTENASEEQPPNENVSEEQPPNENASEEQPPTENASEEQPPNENASEEQPPNENASEEQPPNENASEEQPPNENASEEQPPNENASEEQPPTENASEEQPPNENASEEQPPNDNVSEEQPPPDSETTTSKEEQAVTQISEKIVAESAVEEAVNDEEETEPEQVFDYSYDSLKSGPETVNLSTDNMLELFHSFGYECQKRSNLAVLSKDTVAYAAGNMVMLLNLSSQKQSFFRSLGGGGIGAIAVHPSTEYFAVGEKGTQPVIAIYTYPQLKLYRVLRGGTEEMYSHMDFSPGSGKLLASIGGNPDYMLTVWDWKREHIVLRSKAFSQDIYRVSFSPENPGQLTTSGTGHIRFWKMATTFTGLKLQGYLGKFGRVEISDISAYVELPDGKVLSGTEWGNLLLWDGGFIKVEISRKGKKFCHNGMIETIYLDEGELISAGVDGFVRVWDFESIDSADITDDNAVFEIDPLVEIKVGHDVSIKSMARSVDPNTPTLWFAQDACGAIWKIDTVVSHTRKAPEKLISFHSGPITGLACCPIAHQAATIAENGSVRVYDLPSKEVLCHSQFSSGGSSLLWAPPTIDPTATTLITGHQDGVLRVLQLEEKTGQRHRRGQRYQLTLLHALKPHSLAITCLAVHPQGQIIASGGKNSTVFFLNAADNYEPIGFVSTPSPVATIQWSSGQQEADRPLHLLVCCEDGSMMEIEAPKKEKYDTSKSYYLDPVKYTARRFTSIKDRLRAEEEEVRLTARRMAKLREKEAKKQKRRELLGDDYVSQDEDEADEESEGCEDVEGEEGAEGQPPTKEEKVKEPGTILSSFYNHGDENNFWVSMSGHDAGYLYQCSLDGATSVDPEPYESSHTLPVPPVCGEDTPLHCLTFSSSGDYLLTGSSNGIVRIHPLSAPYALSTLDSYWSLSMHDNHYGSVSHLATTFDDRFLVSGGGDGNVFVYQANLPTAEQRERIKAQRVKIPAESGKSANDIEDPEHYSIEDAKQKAEHDRMMKLAEEKKQTVRRQIASLRRTFTKLRQRDNELPQELRLDQREFVMDPHMEEQLRLETLEKAAIVRKEMAWESEKIAVSLRKLQNKYKANVACDLITVWTFTEVEKVTSFRSASLSDIFIKLMDKILEAESTLVTPWEGLGEKDRRKSRVMGGAGDKHTSELSVDGRTLSKQEARRLSKQIRKKEWEELQQSKPDSKFDDPEEANALKVAQSNVGDYKLKTSSDYVVPEHQRVTTESKRKQLLLLRQQIFDGKMAYNDKLISLRDWKLQVIDKISSLVSEIEAIQSSLHKHLHKPLPPVPVIKREEVPEKRLEYTKDSLLVFKEQLKAKEDAERQAAATGADGGFFGGFGGEGSEDGSGGEAVEEAKDESDECSVELSRPGSTCSVEEETLTPLQAVLRKEQQIRSVYKRDCLLAKVEALKEEFDEALLRLRHEKAELDITMVRADLRHITQFEELQLLKEFEKKETTFTSRYRNKKRERQEMEEKIEESQWSVSEREEKLGQLVEQEKTLEQSFLTAVGDNNKFKEFLLKVFRKKIKRAKKKMEVDKKEDDDDDEESDEESDSDYISSSDDESDIEGELDDSICPPGCDPTLYEQATQLRENRLDLEEAVNDEKRSLEMGRKELEGMKKKAKTMETHVKSALNELRAFQLKKQQRLNELDQVAVLALHQILYHQPEGEPPSSIASCLVFPAPTLYHLSRRIGELTTEKQEEKRRYKELRQRHLRLLREKKEMLSKIAKLDGKAKEAMMLKFGRVVDLDRLEGLGVNHIVEELRSKLRVLEEKAEHDLATLTGKIDSEKKRLAQTTRENTKRLDRQNELIIAQRSLEDQLNSRQKSMSKDVAGGDGGMEAGEERERLLALVRIQVREIEAIREEIQVLQLKGGRIAPPPQPPPQTV, translated from the exons ATGGACCAGTCTGAAAAAGACATAAAAACAGATGGAGGAGACGAGAATGCACAAGAAAGTTCTCATCATAGCCTAag CGACCAGGCTGAGATCACTGATGCAGCCAATACTGAGGTTAGAGTGGAGCAAGGACAAGATGAAGCACACGGGGCTGGGGACACTGTGGCCGAGACTAACGAGAATGCATCAGAGGAACAACCTCCAAACGAGGCTGTATCAGAGGAACAACCTCCTACCGAGAATGTATCAGAAGAGCAGCCTCCTACCGAGAATGCATCAGAGGAACAACCTCCCAACGAGAATGCATCAGAGGAACAACCTCCTAACAAGAATGCATCAGAAGAGCAGCCTCCTACCGAGAATGCATCAGAGGAACAACCTCCTAACGAGAATGTATCAGAAGAACAACCTCCCAACGAAAATGCATCAGAGGAACAACCTCCTACCGAGAATGCATCAGAGGAACAACCTCCCAACGAAAATGCATCAGAAGAGCAGCCTCCTAACGAGAATGCATCAGAAGAGCAGCCTCCTAACGAGAATGCATCAGAGGAACAACCTCCCAACGAAAATGCATCAGAGGAGCAGCCCCCTAACGAGAATGCATCAGAAGAGCAGCCTCCTACCGAGAATGCATCAGAAGAGCAGCCTCCTAACGAGAATGCATCAGAGGAACAACCTCCCAACGATAATGTATCGGAGGAGCAGCCACCTCCTGACAGTGAGACGACAACTAGTAAAGAGGAACAAGCTGTGACACAAATTTCAGAGAAG attgttgctgagtcagcagtgGAGGAGGCAGTAAACGACGAGGAGGAGACAGAACCAGAGCAAGTGTTTGATTACAGCTACGACTCACTCAAGTCAGGCCCAGAGACTGTCAACCTCTCAACTGACAACATGTTGGAACTATT TCACTCTTTTGGCTACGAGTGTCAGAAGCGTTCCAACCTTGCCGTACTGAGCAAGGACACTGTGGCCTATGCTGCTGGCAACATGGTGATGCTGTTGAACCTCTCCTCGCAAAAGCAATCCTTCTTCAGGAGTTTGGGAGGTGGAGGAATTGGAGCAATAGCA GTTCATCCCAGCACAGAGTACTTTGCTGTGGGGGAGAAAGGCACTCAACCAGTGATAGCCATCTACACGTACCCTCAACTCAAGCTGTACCGTGTCCTCAGAG gtGGTACTGAGGAGATGTACAGTCACATGGACTTCTCCCCTGGTAGTGGGAAGCTACTGGCCTCCATTGGGGGCAACCCTGACTACATGCTCACTGTGTGGGACTGGAAGAGAGAGCATATTGTACTGAGGAGCAAGGCCTTCTCCCAGGATATCTATCGAGTCAGCTTCTCACCTGAGAACCCTGGTCAACTCACAACCTCTGGCACTGGTCACATCag GTTCTGGAAAATGGCGACAACATTTACTGGTCTCAAGTTGCAAGGTTACCTGGGCAAGTTTGGTCGTGTTGAGATTTCAGACATCTCAGCCTACGTGGAGCTCCCGGATGGCAAGGTGTTGTCAGGCACTGAATGGGGGAACCTGCTGCTCTGGGACGGTGGCTTCATCAAGGTAGAGATCAGCAGGAAGGGAAAGAAGTTCTGTCACAAC GGCATGATTGAGACCATCTACCTGGACGAGGGAGAGCTCATATCAGCAGGAGTGGATGGCTTTGTTAGG GTATGGGACTTTGAGAGTATAGACAGTGCTGACATTACTGATGACAATGCAGTGTTCGAGATAGACCCTCTAGTGGAGATCAAG GTGGGCCATGATGTGAGCATCAAGAGCATGGCTCGCAGTGTGGATCCGAACACACCCACCCTCTGGTTTGCTCAAGATGCTTGTGGAGCTATCTGGAAGATTGACACTGTTGTATCTCACACT CGCAAGGCCCCTGAGAAGTTGATTAGTTTCCACAGTGGCCCCATCACTGGACTAGCCTGCTGCCCCATTGCACACCAGGCAGCCACCATTGCAGAGAATG GGTCTGTTCGTGTGTATGACCTTCCCTCGAAGGAGGTGCTGTGCCACAGTCAGTTCTCCTCCGGAGGCTCCAGTCTCCTCTGGGCCCCTCCCACTATTGACCCCACTGCAACCACTCTCATCACAGGCCATCAGGACGGCGTCCTCAG AGTGCTGCAACTGGAGGAGAAGACTGGCCAGAGACACAGACGGGGACAGCGCTATCAGCTCACTCTGCTGCATGCCCTCAAGCCACACTCTCTGGCCATCACTTGTCTTGCAGTCCACCCTCAGGGACAAATCATCGCCAGTGGA GGTAAGAACAGCACTGTGTTCTTCCTGAATGCTGCTGACAACTATGAGCCAATCGGATTTGTGTCGACTCCGTCACCCGTGGCAACCATACAATGGTCCTCTGGACAACAG GAGGCTGATCGACCTTTGCACCTTCTGGTGTGCTGTGAAGATGGTAGCATGATGGAGATAGAGGCACCAAAGAAGGAGAAGTACGACACGTCCAAGTCCTACTACCTCGACCCTGTCAAGTACACAGCCAGGAGGTTCACCTCCATCAAGGATAGGCTcagg GCTGAAGAAGAAGAGGTCAGACTGACTGCACGGAGAATGGCCAAGCTACGAGAGAAGGAGGCTAAAAAGCAGAAACGACGTGAGCTTTTGGGAGATGACTATGTGTCCCAGGATGAGGACGAGGCTGATGAGGAGAGTGAAGGTTGTGAGGatgtggagggggaggagggagcAGAGGGACAGCCCCCTACCAAGGAAGAGAAGGTCAAAGAACCTGGAACTATACTCAGCTCATTCTACAATCATGGAGACGAAAATAACTTCTGGGTTTCCATG AGTGGCCATGATGCTGGCTACCTGTACCAGTGCTCTCTGGATGGTGCTACCTCAGTTGATCCAGAGCCTTATGAGTCATCCCACACCCTACCAGTGCCCCCAGTGTGTGGGGAGGACACTCCACTACACTGTCTGACATTTAG CTCGTCTGGTGATTACCTGCTAACGGGATCGTCCAATGGGATTGTCCGTATCCATCCTCTCTCCGCCCCCTACGCCCTGTCCACCCTGGATTCCTATTGGTCGCTGAGTATGCATGACAACCATTACGGGTCCGTGTCACACCTAGCAACGACCTTTGATGATCGCTTCCTTGTGAGTGGTGGGGGTGATGggaatgtgtttgtgtaccaAGCCAACCTACCCACTGCTGAGCAGAGAGAGAGGATCAAGGCACAGCGAgtcaag ATTCCTGCTGAGTCTGGTAAGTCTGCCAACGACATTGAGGACCCTGAGCACTACAG CATAGAGGATGCTAAACAGAAGGCTGAACATGATCGTATGATGAAGCTAGCCGAAGAGAAGAAGCAAACAGTTCGTAGACAGATAGCCTCTCTAAGACGCACCTTTACCAAGCTACGACAGAGGGACAACGAGCTCCCTCAAGAGTTGAGACTAGACCAGAGGGAGTTTGTGATGGACCCGCACATGGAGGAACAGCTACGCCTAGAAACTCTGGAGAAG GCTGCTATAGTGAGGAAAGAGATGGCCTGGGAGAGTGAGAAGATTGCTGTGTCTCTCAGGAAACTACAAAACAA ATACAAGGCCAACGTAGCATGTGACCTCATCACTGTCTGGACATTCACTGAGGTTGAGAAAGTTACTTCATTTCGCAGTGCCAGCCTTTCTGATATTTTTATCAAACTCATGGATAAGATTCTCGAGGCTGAGTCCACTTTAGTTACTCCCTGGGAAGGTTTAGGGGAGAAGGATCGACGCAAGAGTCGTGTAATGGGTGGAGCAGGGGACAAACACACGAGTGAGCTATCCGTTGATGGGAGGACCCTCAGCAAGCAAGAGGCCCGCAGGCTCAGTAAGCAAATCAGGAAAAAAGAG TGGGAAGAGTTGCAACAGTCAAAACCAGACTCCAAGTTTGATGACCCAGAGGAGGCTAACGCTCTCAAGGTGGCACAATCTAATGTGGGGGACTACAAACTCAAGACTTCCAGTGACTATGTGGTCCCAGAGCATCAGAGGGTCACCACTGAGTCTAAGAGGAAGCAGCTCCTCCTGCTCAGACAGCAG ATATTTGATGGGAAGATGGCATACAATGACAAGCTGATTTCACTCAGGGATTGGAAGCTTCAAGTCATTGACAAA ATCTCCAGCCTAGTGTCTGAGATAGAGGCAATCCAGTCCTCACTGCACAAGCACTTACACAAACCACTCCCTCCTGTCCCTGTCATTAAACGAGAGGAGGTCCCAGAGAAACGTCTCGAGTACACTAAAGACAGTCTACTGGTATTCAAGGAACAGCTAAAGGCCAAGGAAGATGCTGAGAGACAGGCAGCTGCTACCGGGGCTGATGGTGGATTCTTTGGTGGGTTCGGTGGCGAGGGAAGTGAAGATGGCAGTGGTGGTGAAGCTGTGGAGGAGGCAAAGGACGAAAGTGATGAGTGCAGTGTGGAGCTGAGTCGGCCTGGATCAACATGTTCTGTGGAGGAGGAGACGCTCACACCATTACAAGCTGTACTCAGGAAAGAACAACAG ATACGGTCTGTGTACAAGAGGGACTGTCTGCTGGCTAAAGTAGAGGCACTAAAGGAAGAGTTTGATGAGGCACTGTTGCGGCTGCGTCACGAGAAGGCGGAGCTTGACATCACCATGGTAAGGGCAGACCTGAGGCACATCACTCAGTTTGAGGAGTTGCAGCTGCTCAAAGAATTCGAAAAGAAAGAGACGACTTTCACTAGCCGTTATCGCAACAAGAAACGCGAGAGACAAGAAATGGAAGAAAAG ATTGAGGAGTCCCAGTGGAGTGTGTCAGAGAGGGAGGAGAAGCTGGGACAGTTGGTAGAGCAGGAGAAGACTCTGGAGCAGTCCTTCTTAACAGCTGTGGGAGACAACAACAAGTTCAAGGAGTTTCTGCTCAAG gTGTTTCGTAAAAAGATCAAACGTGCCAAAAAGAAAATGGAGGTTGACAAAAAAGAAGACGACGATGATGATGAGGAAAGTGATGAGGAATCCGACAGTGACTACATCAG ttcatcTGATGACGAGAGTGACATCGAGGGTGAATTGGATGACTCCATTTGTCCCCCCGGCTGTGACCCCACCCTCTACGAGCAGGCCACTCAGTTACGAGAAAATAGACTCGATCTCGAGGAGGCTGTCAATGACGAGAAGAGGTCCCTCGAAATGGGTCGTAAAGAACTCGAAGGGATGAAAAAGAAAGCCAAAACAATGGAAACACACGTCAAGTCTGCTCTGAATGAATTGCGAGCATTCCAGTTGAAGAAACAGCAGCGATTGAATGAGCTGGACCAAGTGGCGGTGCTGGCACTACATCAGATACTGTATCACCAGCCGGAGGGGGAGCCCCCCTCGTCAATAGCCTCTTGTCTTGTGTTCCCGGCCCCAACACTCTATCACCTGAGCCGGAGGATTGGCGAGCTGACCACGGAGAAGCAAGAGGAGAAGAGGAGATACAA AGAGCTGAGGCAAAGACATCTGAGGTTGTTGAGAGAGAAAAAAGAAATGCTTTCCAAG ATTGCCAAACTTGATGGGAAAGCGAAAGAGGCCATGATGCTCAAGTTTGGGCGCGTGGTGGATCTTGACCGACTGGAGGGTCTCGGTGTCAACCACATTGTCGAGGAGCTTAGATCTAAACTGAGGGTTCTGGAGGAGAAAGCAGAACATGATTTGGCCACTCTCACTGGGAAGATTGACTCTGAGAAGAAACGGCTAGCTCAGACAACGAGAGAAAACACTAAGAGACTAGACAGACAAAATGAGCTGATCATTGCCCAACGGAGTCTAGAGGACCAACTCAACAGCAGGCAAAAGTCTATG agtaagGATGTTGCCGGGGGCGATGGAGGTATGGAGGCGGGTGAGGAAAGGGAGCGGCTGTTGGCACTAGTGAGAATACAAGTAAGAGAGATAGAAGCCATACGAGAGGAGATACAAGTACTACAGTTGAAGGGTGGGCGcattgccccacccccacaacCCCCACCACAGACTGTATAG